The nucleotide window TATGAATAGAACAATATTGATTATGGCATGCTATTTTTGACTGGAATACATTTTGTAATAACTAAGTCAGGTGTGCAAGCAGTAATGCATAGGTACCTACAGCAGGGATATCAAAGAACGAGAGAGCCAAACTTTTCGGTCCAAAGAGCAGCAAGTCATTTTTGCACCTACACATGCACacttataataaaaattttaactgactTTTTATGCGAAAAAAGTAAGACTGATATCTCTTAGGAGCAAAATGTTAGGAGTCAGTGAACGTCCTTAAACCAACAATTTGACTGTAATGGCTTTTTGGCCGCTTTTATAGGATAATGTTCCTAAATAATAAGTATTCtaggtaaatatttttgcatagTCTGTTTTTAATATGTGATTATTATCATCATAGAGaaatcagaaaaaaactaatttCTTAGATGACAATTTTTATAGAGAAAGAACTTTTATATATTTAAGTTTATAATGctagtttaaaaatttatttctgtttgACTATTTCCCGGTTGACAATTtacaatatttcaataaatgctTATCTTGAATCGTTTGCAATCCCATGAGCTCTTTGCCAGTCAAAATATATGTTTGCAATAGTAGGCTATGTTAggtttgcaaagaaaaactatTGTCTCTGATATCTCAAAGAAAAAGTACGTGgcagattaattattttttgtaaagatatccaatttttgatgtttctGTTATGCCTTTTAAGGTGTATTTGTAGTAACTAACCACCAATATATCGAATTAGTTTATCTCTTCACTTTCCTGACACAATAGATCCAGTAAAGTAAAGACACTTTTATCTTTTATGTGCATGGGAGCAAGTTGCAGTATGCACCACTTTTTAACCAAGGCTctaaattgaataaaattgttttgaaaatggaCACGTTATTTCCATTGTATAGTACAGTATCACAGTGGTTTTACTAGGGGTGTGGCATGAGGTATATTCAGGTTCATAACATGAACATGATTCATGAAAATCATGCAAATCAATATTCTGGACGAGTCCAAAACTTATTCGTATTAGTAGCAAATGATATTAAAGTTTCATTATCGCgaaacaatttgttttgttttaaacaataaaacagaATGTcagctttgaaaaatttatctGGTAACAAGCGtttatgttattgttaagGAATGCTGTCCAGACTAAAACTAAGTCAGCAGAGATTTTCCAATGTTAGTACCGGGTAGCCGGTATTTTTCTTCACATTCCAATCAAGGAATCTTCTGCGCAAGTAATATTTGGCGAATTTCTTCGGGTATAGGTTCACATCGGCCCATTCGTAATTTTTTTGACACCAGGAGAAAAGCCCAGTTTTGATAGTCTTTCTCGCTGAATCAGTGAGTGTGATGTTTCTTCAGAAGTCATTTGTAAAACTTGAATATGACTTACTCCTTTTTTTCTGCAATTAAAGTTAATGTAGGCTTAAACTTGTCCACTTAATGCTCAGTGGGTCATTCTATTCTATTGTCTTCTTTGTAgatttaatttaacttttaaacattttttatgtatgtaaccattataataattataatcaatgTATATAAATGCTTATGGCTAATAAGTTATCAGTTGCCTTAAATCCGTATTCAAACTTGCATTTGTAAACTTGTGTAATTTGTTTGTTCCGTTCAGGTTTAATTTTTCTACTGttacattaaattattttactgTTCTTAAACATTTCATATTCATTTAGCTCAATGGAAAATGCCTTTCAACATCTTGCACGGCCTGCTGCTTTAGTAATGAATTCTTCCCCAGTAAGCGGATTGTTTATTTCTAGGATAGGGActttgtttgtaattattttaagtAGTCGTAGTATACGTCACCACCATCAGtaattattgtaaaatatGACTTGCTTAAGCCTGTTAAAGTTATGTGCAACACAGTTTTATGTCCAGCAgcaaaaatagattttttatgtttatttccaTTTAGTCGgaaaatactaaaattatgTTGCTGTATGCTAAATGATTATGTCTATTTTGTGCAGAGCAAAACTGTTTCAAACGCCCACAAAAATGTGCCACATCTTGCATCTCCTCCTGCTGACCACTACAACATGCAGTTGCTGGCTTACAGTGCTCAACGACAACAACAGCTCCTGCAGGAAGAGCAGCAGCGTAAACAGCAGTTGCAAATATATGGCCAAGGAAGCAGCAGTGCAACATTGCAGCATCTCGCAAAGTTGAGACAACAACAGGAGTCTGATGCAGTGGCTGAAGAAAATTCCAGGCTTAAGGAGAGGGCATCTGCGTCACCCTTCCACCAGGTTATGAAAGATGATCCCAAAGGAACTACTTATATAAAACCGGTGCAGGCTCAATTTCTTCTTCCTGGGCAGCAAAACATCCTTGCATTTTCATCCAGTCCTCTTAATCCATCTGTAAGAAAATCTCCATTTCCGAACATTTCAACAGCTTGGCATGTTTCAGATCGTGGTACACCGGACATACTTCGCTCCCATATACGTGATCTTTCGTTTGGATCGCAGGATAGTCCAATCCTTCCTCTTCAAACTGGCGAAATGTCCCGGCATTCGGTCAAGAATTTTCTTCCTCAAAGTGAGCACAAATATTCAGTTCCTCCTCAGTTTCTCCCTGCTGCGTCGTGTCCAGAACCAGAATTGAAAAGTCCACTTGATCATCCAGAGCATCAATTAGATCACCAACAAAGACGACGtttcttttcaagtgattCAAGGCCAACTAGCAGTGAGGAACAACAAGATGATGAAGCTCCTCTCAATGAAAGGGACAAAGAAGCGGCTGCTGCTCTCAGTGTCTTGCTGGAGCAAAGTGAAAAAGCCTCAGTTGCTCTTTCAGAAGGTTTTACCTCGCGGTCCCCAAGTGTTGCTAATATGTCAGACACTGTTGGTTCGGCCTTACCTGTACGCCTGATTCACTTGCAGCAAGATATACGAAATACCCCACCCCCCGCTTACGAGCACTCACTTTCCGCAGAACAAACGTTTCAACAGTATGCAAATCCACAGCAAATGGCAGTAATGGCTGATACTCCACCGTTATTGAGCAATCTCCAGCTTGGTCATGATGCCACCAATACTAGTATTAGCAGTGGTCCAATAAAGAAAGAGCCTATTAGTCCAGCAGtcacttttgaaaaatacttcATGTCAAACTCTGCTCCCCATCAAGCTAGTTTGTCGTCAAAAACTGTGGATGACAAACCAAATTTAATGTTGCATCAAGTTCCTAAAATGGAATCTCACATGAGGTATCACTGCTGCACTGCATGGAATATTTTACTTCGTTGATTAACTGTTTATATAGCGTTAAATACCATATACGTTTAATAGACCAGATATGCATGAATGAAACTGGAATGCTTCGTTTTAAATGTATTGTAGTTAAGATAAATCTTTGTGTATTATTTAAACCAGTTCTTATTTTTAGAATATCcttaaatataaacattttgctgcAGTAGGCAATCCAACCTCACATCAGCGGACAACAAGTTTAACCATTCGACCCTGCCTATTCAGGATGATCCTTATGGTCCGTTACGAACATCTGTAAACACCAGTGTGATTGTCTGCAGGCCTTCTGTGACTTCGGCTAAGGTAGGTCATGCCAGACAGCTTCATTAGTTGTAGCTTGTCAGTTGCGTTATGTACTAGAAAATTGGTTGTATTCAAGGCATCCACAGTCCGttcaaaaagaacaaacagtACTGGATCAACAACATCAAAGCGTAGGAAGTCAGATGGAAGTTTGACGTGCAGCCTGTGTGGGCATTCCTTCCGTAGCACACCTGCGTTAAATGGACACATGCGAGTCCACAGTAATTCGGACAAAAAGGTTAGGAAAAGGCTTGCATGGTTTGTTAACATAGGAATATCTTTTAAagcatttgcttttttgtataCAGCACAATAAAGAAGAACGCCAAAAGAGTGCTTCTACAGATCACACCGTTAAAGCAATTGTTTCATCTCCTGTTTCAAGGAATACTGTTACACCTGCTCCTTTCGTTAATATTGGTCAGTCTTCATCCATTGTTCAACCTGCATTATGTGTCACTTCCGATGCAGCTGATGCATCATCTCAACCTCTCATACCGGAATCTGTAGCTCAGCACGCACAACCCCATCCACACAATGGTTTATTGACTATGGCTTCTGCAGCCTGCTTTCTAAAAACCGAGCCCGGAATTAGGCCGGAATACCTGCACCAGCCTCAAGTCTTACAACAGGCATACGTCGTTCCTCACCCCATGCTGTTTCAACAGTCTCCTATGATGAATGTGTTTGCTCCAGGGCTGAGTGAAGCATCTGTCGAGGTCAGGCATTCCACTGCACAAAGTCTTGAGTCTCAGGGCACTGGATATTCCCAGTTGTATGCCACCCAGTTTCAACAGGGTTTACCTTTTAACTTTCTTCCAAATGTTGCTCAGCCTTCAGCCCCGATGCTTACCCAGGATGGTGCATATAATCAACATGCTTCTATTGTACAGCAAGGAGATCCACATGTTCAAGAGCGTGAGAGCATAACAATTAACCCACAGGCATTTGTAAATTCACAAACATCTGTTGAAAAGCAAGTAAATGTGGCCATGCCTGAGGAAATGTATCCTACCCCGTATGACTCCCAGCAAATGGTAGACACTAATTCACTATCACAACTTGCATCCATTGCAGTCGCAACAGCGAACAGGAATATGCCTGTGCAGTCAGAATTCCAGCCTGCTTTTGTTCAAAACGACATGAATCCCACCGCAGTTCCTCCAGATCCCAGTGTTCCGTCGGATGTGGTGTGGATGCAGCACACACCTGTGCACCCAGTAGTGCCAGATGAATGCGTGGATCAGCAGAATATGTATGGGGATCCAACTATGCCTCCACAAACGTCCCCAATTCGCTCAGGGCATGATCCTTTTATTCTTCCTGTCAGTGTTCCAGTGCAGGAGAGAGCTCAAGGAAGATATGGAGAGTATAGCAATCAGACTCCAGAGCCGGTAGTTCCAATGAACAGGGAGACAACGGTAACTTGGCAAGATCATCATGACCTCCAAAACAACTCCTTGTTATCTTCCTATGATGATCAACTGATGCAGGAAGCCATAAATGTGGCTAATCCGAGCAAGATTTTGCCCAATTCGATGATGGGTGGCACACCTCCAATAGGATCAGCATTTAGTAGTGGTAGGCCATTTCGACAAAGGCATTACAGTGAAGGTGCCCACCTAATTAAACCTTCAGAAACAAGTATTTTGAAGCAAATGCTTCACAGTCCTGTGCCTACTGTCAAGTTAAGAAATGGAAATGACCGTCCTGATGATCAAGCTAGCACGTTATTGAGAAAATCGGAGAAACCTATTTCTGGAGATAAACAAAATACTCCCGCTTTGGACTTGGAAAAGCAATCACAATCAAAAAAAGTAGAGCCAAAGAAGGAAGTTTGGGCTGAACCGAAACCAGTTCAGCGTAGAATACGACGCAGAAGGCACTCAGCAGACTGCCGGTTGTTGTCTAAATATGCCCCAATTACCGGTGCATATATTAACAGGCCACCTTATGCGGCAAATCCGGTATCTAAGAAACCTGGTTCTTCAGTTCATCCGGAAGTAAGAACACGTCACAGACCACCTCCCCTTGTTATTCCATCCAGTGTTAATACATTTGCTCCTCATCCTCCGAGCCATCCTAACTTCTATCAAAGTCATCTTCATCACCGCAGAAGGTACCACATTtgctttttgttaattttgcacTTTGATAACTTCTGACTTTCGCTTATGAGTTGGATGTTTTCAACCAGCTATAGTGACATTTTAGTAACATGCTTCCTTCACTCATAAGCTTAAATATTTTCTCTCAAGATATTTCTATATTGTGCCGGTGATTTATGGTTGATGACCTTTGATGGTTGTTGTTTTgattatttatgtttttaactCATGTAACAACTTGCAGGCCCAGCGGAGAAAGCAATTCCAGTTTTAATGGAATGAATGACAAAATACCTCCCTACACGCCACCACCAATGTTAAGTCCAATTCGTGCTGGATCTGGCTTGTATTGTATGACACCGGTAACCTCCAAGACTATGTTTAACAGACAAAGTATGATTcacttttcaattataaattTCATATTCTACAATCTCTCCACTAAAAATGTGGTTAACATTAACTTAACTTTAGAAAGCCTCGAAGTTACAATTCCCACCATCGTCGAAGTAAGTGAGGAAGAATtcgatgatgatgatgatctTGTTAGATCTTCAGAACCGTAAGTATATCTCAGTACAGTATATTGTGCCTTGCCAATCCCAGTCTTTTAATACAATTAATATATCTGCCTTCATTTTACAGTAAGATCAACATTGGCTCAAGGTTTCAAGCTGTCATACCAGATATGCGTAAGTAAATTTAAAGTATGcaactgtttatttttttgggtGCTATTAAAAAGTTGTTCATTTTGGACATAATACTTATATCTTGCATACTTCCTCTGATAcgaacttgttttttgatgaTGTCACTTTGGCATATTGCTGTTATTGGCACTCCATATCATTTGGTT belongs to Clavelina lepadiformis chromosome 6, kaClaLepa1.1, whole genome shotgun sequence and includes:
- the LOC143461567 gene encoding uncharacterized protein LOC143461567 isoform X1, producing MDEYTSENMATVLKHDQKDLLLTNKDPHLSHLYDHNGPNTPNSVSAEGLTHSMEVEGSYSEGTAEPDDYQLFEEQGGSYMPGFSSDSSHLVLDAVRTKDFIVKHPSNKIKHDENNNRKSSGSIETSKGSLNMNCGNAGNSMENAFQHLARPAALVMNSSPSKTVSNAHKNVPHLASPPADHYNMQLLAYSAQRQQQLLQEEQQRKQQLQIYGQGSSSATLQHLAKLRQQQESDAVAEENSRLKERASASPFHQVMKDDPKGTTYIKPVQAQFLLPGQQNILAFSSSPLNPSVRKSPFPNISTAWHVSDRGTPDILRSHIRDLSFGSQDSPILPLQTGEMSRHSVKNFLPQSEHKYSVPPQFLPAASCPEPELKSPLDHPEHQLDHQQRRRFFSSDSRPTSSEEQQDDEAPLNERDKEAAAALSVLLEQSEKASVALSEGFTSRSPSVANMSDTVGSALPVRLIHLQQDIRNTPPPAYEHSLSAEQTFQQYANPQQMAVMADTPPLLSNLQLGHDATNTSISSGPIKKEPISPAVTFEKYFMSNSAPHQASLSSKTVDDKPNLMLHQVPKMESHMSRQSNLTSADNKFNHSTLPIQDDPYGPLRTSVNTSVIVCRPSVTSAKASTVRSKRTNSTGSTTSKRRKSDGSLTCSLCGHSFRSTPALNGHMRVHSNSDKKHNKEERQKSASTDHTVKAIVSSPVSRNTVTPAPFVNIGQSSSIVQPALCVTSDAADASSQPLIPESVAQHAQPHPHNGLLTMASAACFLKTEPGIRPEYLHQPQVLQQAYVVPHPMLFQQSPMMNVFAPGLSEASVEVRHSTAQSLESQGTGYSQLYATQFQQGLPFNFLPNVAQPSAPMLTQDGAYNQHASIVQQGDPHVQERESITINPQAFVNSQTSVEKQVNVAMPEEMYPTPYDSQQMVDTNSLSQLASIAVATANRNMPVQSEFQPAFVQNDMNPTAVPPDPSVPSDVVWMQHTPVHPVVPDECVDQQNMYGDPTMPPQTSPIRSGHDPFILPVSVPVQERAQGRYGEYSNQTPEPVVPMNRETTVTWQDHHDLQNNSLLSSYDDQLMQEAINVANPSKILPNSMMGGTPPIGSAFSSGRPFRQRHYSEGAHLIKPSETSILKQMLHSPVPTVKLRNGNDRPDDQASTLLRKSEKPISGDKQNTPALDLEKQSQSKKVEPKKEVWAEPKPVQRRIRRRRHSADCRLLSKYAPITGAYINRPPYAANPVSKKPGSSVHPEVRTRHRPPPLVIPSSVNTFAPHPPSHPNFYQSHLHHRRRPSGESNSSFNGMNDKIPPYTPPPMLSPIRAGSGLYCMTPVTSKTMFNRQKSLEVTIPTIVEVSEEEFDDDDDLVRSSEPKINIGSRFQAVIPDMLPKETVRQCKHKADRVWGLSYKDANNNEIFKHTQQFLELSCSSVVPFGGANKEYALDCMAKTNGNILAAVKKLIAKRPTAMNSEPRGTHRCYIGCGKAWTAQEAKLFDCAMLDHRKDFFVISKMVKTRTTAECIERYYHIVKRNRRRIRVPRRYRDQDHDISMVLSNINEKIETSVTSASSSDEETDLKPSSRTIADRVSWMTNPPYGSDSSNMSRSHLSPPQHGSNQHAIKAAKKTSARQHHSRLDISPAGSPASNISTDEQPPQIFTCPVCGKSFGKVKSRNAHMKTHGKHAQEKRRQREEDARRREEMANRRVQPVPPRVQPIHTQRFIHPANVAGAQLYQHPQHNTLHHPHGVIQRFTSDT
- the LOC143461567 gene encoding uncharacterized protein LOC143461567 isoform X3; the encoded protein is MDEYTSENMATVLKHDQKDLLLTNKDPHLSHLYDHNGPNTPNSVSAEGLTHSMEVEGSYSEGTAEPDDYQLFEEQGGSYMPGSIETSKGSLNMNCGNAGNSMENAFQHLARPAALVMNSSPSKTVSNAHKNVPHLASPPADHYNMQLLAYSAQRQQQLLQEEQQRKQQLQIYGQGSSSATLQHLAKLRQQQESDAVAEENSRLKERASASPFHQVMKDDPKGTTYIKPVQAQFLLPGQQNILAFSSSPLNPSVRKSPFPNISTAWHVSDRGTPDILRSHIRDLSFGSQDSPILPLQTGEMSRHSVKNFLPQSEHKYSVPPQFLPAASCPEPELKSPLDHPEHQLDHQQRRRFFSSDSRPTSSEEQQDDEAPLNERDKEAAAALSVLLEQSEKASVALSEGFTSRSPSVANMSDTVGSALPVRLIHLQQDIRNTPPPAYEHSLSAEQTFQQYANPQQMAVMADTPPLLSNLQLGHDATNTSISSGPIKKEPISPAVTFEKYFMSNSAPHQASLSSKTVDDKPNLMLHQVPKMESHMSRQSNLTSADNKFNHSTLPIQDDPYGPLRTSVNTSVIVCRPSVTSAKASTVRSKRTNSTGSTTSKRRKSDGSLTCSLCGHSFRSTPALNGHMRVHSNSDKKHNKEERQKSASTDHTVKAIVSSPVSRNTVTPAPFVNIGQSSSIVQPALCVTSDAADASSQPLIPESVAQHAQPHPHNGLLTMASAACFLKTEPGIRPEYLHQPQVLQQAYVVPHPMLFQQSPMMNVFAPGLSEASVEVRHSTAQSLESQGTGYSQLYATQFQQGLPFNFLPNVAQPSAPMLTQDGAYNQHASIVQQGDPHVQERESITINPQAFVNSQTSVEKQVNVAMPEEMYPTPYDSQQMVDTNSLSQLASIAVATANRNMPVQSEFQPAFVQNDMNPTAVPPDPSVPSDVVWMQHTPVHPVVPDECVDQQNMYGDPTMPPQTSPIRSGHDPFILPVSVPVQERAQGRYGEYSNQTPEPVVPMNRETTVTWQDHHDLQNNSLLSSYDDQLMQEAINVANPSKILPNSMMGGTPPIGSAFSSGRPFRQRHYSEGAHLIKPSETSILKQMLHSPVPTVKLRNGNDRPDDQASTLLRKSEKPISGDKQNTPALDLEKQSQSKKVEPKKEVWAEPKPVQRRIRRRRHSADCRLLSKYAPITGAYINRPPYAANPVSKKPGSSVHPEVRTRHRPPPLVIPSSVNTFAPHPPSHPNFYQSHLHHRRRPSGESNSSFNGMNDKIPPYTPPPMLSPIRAGSGLYCMTPVTSKTMFNRQKSLEVTIPTIVEVSEEEFDDDDDLVRSSEPKINIGSRFQAVIPDMLPKETVRQCKHKADRVWGLSYKDANNNEIFKHTQQFLELSCSSVVPFGGANKEYALDCMAKTNGNILAAVKKLIAKRPTAMNSEPRGTHRCYIGCGKAWTAQEAKLFDCAMLDHRKDFFVISKMVKTRTTAECIERYYHIVKRNRRRIRVPRRYRDQDHDISMVLSNINEKIETSVTSASSSDEETDLKPSSRTIADRVSWMTNPPYGSDSSNMSRSHLSPPQHGSNQHAIKAAKKTSARQHHSRLDISPAGSPASNISTDEQPPQIFTCPVCGKSFGKVKSRNAHMKTHGKHAQEKRRQREEDARRREEMANRRVQPVPPRVQPIHTQRFIHPANVAGAQLYQHPQHNTLHHPHGVIQRFTSDT
- the LOC143461567 gene encoding uncharacterized protein LOC143461567 isoform X2 produces the protein MDEYTSENMATVLKHDQKDLLLTNKDPHLSHLYDHNGPNTPNSVSAEGLTHSMEVEGSYSEGTAEPDDYQLFEEQGGSYMPGFSSDSSHLVLDAVRTKDFIVKHPSNKIKHDENNNRKSSGSIETSKGSLNMNCGNAGNSMENAFQHLARPAALVMNSSPSKTVSNAHKNVPHLASPPADHYNMQLLAYSAQRQQQLLQEEQQRKQQLQIYGQGSSSATLQHLAKLRQQQESDAVAEENSRLKERASASPFHQVMKDDPKGTTYIKPVQAQFLLPGQQNILAFSSSPLNPSVRKSPFPNISTAWHVSDRGTPDILRSHIRDLSFGSQDSPILPLQTGEMSRHSVKNFLPQSEHKYSVPPQFLPAASCPEPELKSPLDHPEHQLDHQQRRRFFSSDSRPTSSEEQQDDEAPLNERDKEAAAALSVLLEQSEKASVALSEGFTSRSPSVANMSDTVGSALPVRLIHLQQDIRNTPPPAYEHSLSAEQTFQQYANPQQMAVMADTPPLLSNLQLGHDATNTSISSGPIKKEPISPAVTFEKYFMSNSAPHQASLSSKTVDDKPNLMLHQVPKMESHMRQSNLTSADNKFNHSTLPIQDDPYGPLRTSVNTSVIVCRPSVTSAKASTVRSKRTNSTGSTTSKRRKSDGSLTCSLCGHSFRSTPALNGHMRVHSNSDKKHNKEERQKSASTDHTVKAIVSSPVSRNTVTPAPFVNIGQSSSIVQPALCVTSDAADASSQPLIPESVAQHAQPHPHNGLLTMASAACFLKTEPGIRPEYLHQPQVLQQAYVVPHPMLFQQSPMMNVFAPGLSEASVEVRHSTAQSLESQGTGYSQLYATQFQQGLPFNFLPNVAQPSAPMLTQDGAYNQHASIVQQGDPHVQERESITINPQAFVNSQTSVEKQVNVAMPEEMYPTPYDSQQMVDTNSLSQLASIAVATANRNMPVQSEFQPAFVQNDMNPTAVPPDPSVPSDVVWMQHTPVHPVVPDECVDQQNMYGDPTMPPQTSPIRSGHDPFILPVSVPVQERAQGRYGEYSNQTPEPVVPMNRETTVTWQDHHDLQNNSLLSSYDDQLMQEAINVANPSKILPNSMMGGTPPIGSAFSSGRPFRQRHYSEGAHLIKPSETSILKQMLHSPVPTVKLRNGNDRPDDQASTLLRKSEKPISGDKQNTPALDLEKQSQSKKVEPKKEVWAEPKPVQRRIRRRRHSADCRLLSKYAPITGAYINRPPYAANPVSKKPGSSVHPEVRTRHRPPPLVIPSSVNTFAPHPPSHPNFYQSHLHHRRRPSGESNSSFNGMNDKIPPYTPPPMLSPIRAGSGLYCMTPVTSKTMFNRQKSLEVTIPTIVEVSEEEFDDDDDLVRSSEPKINIGSRFQAVIPDMLPKETVRQCKHKADRVWGLSYKDANNNEIFKHTQQFLELSCSSVVPFGGANKEYALDCMAKTNGNILAAVKKLIAKRPTAMNSEPRGTHRCYIGCGKAWTAQEAKLFDCAMLDHRKDFFVISKMVKTRTTAECIERYYHIVKRNRRRIRVPRRYRDQDHDISMVLSNINEKIETSVTSASSSDEETDLKPSSRTIADRVSWMTNPPYGSDSSNMSRSHLSPPQHGSNQHAIKAAKKTSARQHHSRLDISPAGSPASNISTDEQPPQIFTCPVCGKSFGKVKSRNAHMKTHGKHAQEKRRQREEDARRREEMANRRVQPVPPRVQPIHTQRFIHPANVAGAQLYQHPQHNTLHHPHGVIQRFTSDT